The nucleotide sequence TTTTTTAGCTTTAGTTTTTACTTTTGTTGTTTTTCTTGCTGCTGTTTTCTTTGAACGAGATGGGCTTGTCTTAGCCTTGGCAACTTTTCTGACCGCAGTTTTTTTAGCTTTAGCTTTTGGCTTTGCCTTTGGTTTTGCTTTTAGTTTGACGGCAGCTTTTGGCTTCGCTTTAACTTTAGCTTTAGTTTTAGGTTTAGCTTTTGCCTTCGGTTTTGCTTTGGCTTTTGGTGCAGCTTTTGGTTTTGCTTTAGCTTTTGGGGCAGTTTTTTTTGCAGTTTCTGTTGGAGCAGGAACCTTGGTTCCTTTTGGGTCTGAAAGAGTTATGGCAATAGCTTCTATCACAGATTCTGGCTTCTTTCCATATTTGTCGTCTGTCATCATGATCGATCCTTTTTTTTAAAAACAGCTTGTACAATAAATTCACTATGTGAGATTAATATTGTTGTGCTGTGCAAAGCAATAATTTTTAAAAAAATTTTTTAATGAAGTTGGCGTGGTAACATCCTCTTATGTTATTTAACGTAAATTCGATCTAAGAAAAAAAATCTTAACCCCGCTCGCCCTGAGTGTTTCGAGCTATTTTGTAGCGAGAAATGTAACGAATGGGTCGGGGGAAAAGTGACTTGCGATTGTAAGATTTTTTAGATCCGACCCTTCGATACTATTCTCTTCGAGATCTTCATGCCTTTTGGATTCTTTTGCAGCCAATCGAGCAGCTTTTCTGAGCTGTTTTCTTTGTTTTTTGGTGCAATTTCGACGTTTAAGACGAGCTTGTAAGCTCCATTCGTCTTGATAAAACTCATGAGCTTTTATGTACGATTGGCGTATGCGTTCTTTGTATGCTTCCACGGTAAAACCTTCAGGGGCATATTCGAGTGCCATTGCCTGCATTCTTTTAAAGTCATGGCGTGGAATGAATTTTACGACCGTATAAAATTTATTTTTCTTTACGTTTTTTATCAGCGTTATGCCGTGTTCCGGACGCATATCAACAATGACGGGATATTTAGGAGATAATTGATCTTCAATATCTTGCACGCTTTTCAAGATGAAGGGCAGAATAGCTACGGTCGGCAATGGGTTGAGGGCAAATGATTGCCGATAATGGGTTGGTGACCATCCAAAAGCCCAGAGCTCGGCATGCCCAGGTGATGAATTTCTGAGTAAGTGAGATTTACCCGAAACAATGGCAGGATTATCCATGTTGAGCGTTAATTTAAACTTTTTAGGATTTGATCGTGCAGCAGCACTGCTTCGTGTGAGTTTAAGCTGTATCTGTACTAATTTTTTTGGTAATTTGAATCCTGTGCGTTCTTCAAAAATTCGTCGTGAAAACAGGCGAGTGTACGAAAAGAAATCTAGTTTTTGAATGCGGTCGCTGTTTGAATAAATGTTATAGACACGTTTAAAAACATCATCATTAACTAAATAATCGGTTTCTTTTTGTATGGGGACACCAAGAAGTACTGCTTCATCAATAACAAGATTTTTGTCGACTGGCATTTTTTGACGTACGGCACCAAGATTGAGTACTACATTGCCACCGTGACTGTAACCAATAACCCGTATTTTAGGGGTAATGCCTTGTTTTTTGAACTGCTGTATTTCTTGTTGGATACTGTTATAAAGGCCAAAGGCGTCTTTATAGCGATTGGTAGGACTCAAAAGGCCTGACCAGCCATAGGTGTAATAATGATTTTCTATAGATGGCCCATGACTCAAAAGGGTTACTTCATCCAATATTTTTGCCAAAGCACTAGTTGCCTCTCCCTGGCCGGTTTTTTCTTTATCTACTCTATGAAGACCAAAGCCTTGCATCGCCTGGTTTTGATAGAAGTGGGGGTCCTGACGCATGATTTCTACGGTTTTTGCATAGGTGGTATTTTCAACATCATCACGCATAAATCTGAGGAAATTGCTGATAGTCAGGTGGGGTTGGATACTCATAATGCCATGTACAAAAAAGGTAAGCCAGACTTGGCGCGGCTGCGTGACTATGGGCTGCTCGTTTTGAGCGCACAGAGGCGAATTAGCCAACGTTATGGCTAGTGCCGCAAGTAAGCAATATGCTAAATTTGTACGTTTCATAGCCCCTAATCTTTCCACTTTTCTACCCATCTTTGTTTACTAGTATCTTATCTTTAATGTTACCCAAAAAACCATCATATTGTGATTGGCTTTTATCATCTTATTCTGTTTGTGCTCACAGAATGAAAATGTGCTTAAAAAGAGTGTATCACAAATAAATTCAAATTTCAAATTGAATTTGGGAATATGGGTATTAATGCGGAGAAAGGCTTTATATTCTATCGATTGGGGGGGCGGTAGCGGACCTTTTGAGTCTATGGTATACTCATTATATGAAAAAATCATTATTTAAGCTTCACCTACCATTTCCGCCTGCAGGAAGCCAGCCCCAAGCTATTGAAAAGCTGGCGCAAGCCCGCCCCGGTAAATCGACCCTAGTGGGAGTTACTGGATCGGGTAAGACCTTTACTATGGCTAATGTCATAGCGCAGCAAAATAAGCCTGTGTTGGTTTTGGCGCCCAATAAAACCTTGGCTGCTCAATTGTATGAAGAATTTTCACTCTTTTTCCCTGAGAACAAGGTTTGTTACTTTGTAAGTTATTACGATTACTATCAACCAGAGTCCTATTTGCCGGCTCAGGATATGTATATTCCTAAGGAAACTAAGATTAATAGTGAGATTGAACGGTTACGGATTGAGGCTACTGCTTCCTTGGTGAATCGTCAGGACACCATAATTATTGCTTCGGTTTCTTGTATTTATTCATTGGGTAACCCAACAGATTATCGCAACCTAGCCTTACCCCTCAAAGTGGGACAACAAATAAGTCGCACTGAACTCATTCGCCAACTTATTTTCATTCAATATAAACGTAATGAGATGGACAAATCATCTGGTACCTTTCAGGTATTAGGTAACACTATTGAAGTTAATTTGCCCTATCAAAAAGAAAAACTCCGTATTGAACTATTCGGCGACATGATAGAGGGTCTACAATGGGTGAGCAAACTCAACAATACCGTTGTCACAACACTTGATAATACCTTGGTGTTCCCTGCAAAGCATTTCGTGACGACTGAAGAGCGTAAAAATGCGGCGATCAACAGTATTCAAGCAGAGCTTGATGCATGGGCGCCACAATTGACCAACCCAATCTATCACGAACGTATTAAAACCAGGGTTGCGCATGATCTTGAAATGTTGCAAGAGGTTGGCCATTGTTCAGGGATTGAAAACTATTCAGGTCATTTTGATGGACGTGTAAACGGTCAAGCGCCATTTTGCTTGTTCGATTTCTTTGAGAACAATGAGCTTCTTCTTATTGTTGATGAGTCACATATTGCGCTTCCACAATTGCGTGGGATGTACGCGGGCGACCAAGCACGTAAAAAATCATTAATAGAATTCGGGTTCAGATTGCCTTCAGCAGCTGACAACAGACCACTTAAATTTGAAGAAATAGAACGATATTTTAAAGATGCGGTGTTTGTTTCTGCAACGCCAGGTGATTATGAATTACAACATTCTGATACGATAGTAGAGCAAATTATTAGGCCTACTGGTCTTGTTGATCCGCATATCGAAATTGTCCCTCGTGTTGGGCAAATGGACCATCTCATTACCAACATCAAGGCGACAACCGACAAAGGGTTCCGTACCTTAGTCACCGTGTTGACCAAAAAATTAGCCGAAGATTTAGCGCGCTATTTGCAAGAACATCAAATTAAGGTTTGCTATTTACATAGTGAACTTAAGACTCCGCAACGTGCAGAACTGTTACACAAATTGCGTCTTGGGGTATTCGATTGCTTAGTGGGCGTTAACCTATTACGTGAAGGGTTAGATTTACCCGAAGTTGCGTTGATGGCAATTATGGACGCTGATATCGAAAGTTATTTGCGTGATAAGCGGTCGTTGATTCAGATTATAGGTCGCGCAGCGCGTAACACCGAGTCAAAGGTTTTGATGTACGCTGACAACATCACTAAGTCTATGCGTGGAGCAATAGACGAGACCAATCGTCGTCGCACCTTGCAAGAGGCATATAATATTCAGCATGGCATTATACCTGTCAGTGTCAAACGAGATGTCACTAAGAGTATTGTCAACATTCAAGAGGCTATTGCCAAAGCATCGGAAGCTAAACGAAGCAAGAAGAAGCAAAAAGAGGAA is from Candidatus Dependentiae bacterium and encodes:
- the uvrB gene encoding excinuclease ABC subunit UvrB, with the protein product MKKSLFKLHLPFPPAGSQPQAIEKLAQARPGKSTLVGVTGSGKTFTMANVIAQQNKPVLVLAPNKTLAAQLYEEFSLFFPENKVCYFVSYYDYYQPESYLPAQDMYIPKETKINSEIERLRIEATASLVNRQDTIIIASVSCIYSLGNPTDYRNLALPLKVGQQISRTELIRQLIFIQYKRNEMDKSSGTFQVLGNTIEVNLPYQKEKLRIELFGDMIEGLQWVSKLNNTVVTTLDNTLVFPAKHFVTTEERKNAAINSIQAELDAWAPQLTNPIYHERIKTRVAHDLEMLQEVGHCSGIENYSGHFDGRVNGQAPFCLFDFFENNELLLIVDESHIALPQLRGMYAGDQARKKSLIEFGFRLPSAADNRPLKFEEIERYFKDAVFVSATPGDYELQHSDTIVEQIIRPTGLVDPHIEIVPRVGQMDHLITNIKATTDKGFRTLVTVLTKKLAEDLARYLQEHQIKVCYLHSELKTPQRAELLHKLRLGVFDCLVGVNLLREGLDLPEVALMAIMDADIESYLRDKRSLIQIIGRAARNTESKVLMYADNITKSMRGAIDETNRRRTLQEAYNIQHGIIPVSVKRDVTKSIVNIQEAIAKASEAKRSKKKQKEEVIQDPRLVLIDLEMRMRKAAEALDFEQAIALRAQWMQIKKESGL